Proteins from one Litoribrevibacter albus genomic window:
- a CDS encoding response regulator: MNSKAHAQQGLNLLLIDDHQIYLDGLSMSLSLMESVASVYQATCLEEAETILGTITPDIILLDLHFPQVDGFHIMSHIEAQCSGVPIIILSGSNQPDDVRQAMRRGAKGFLSKSANGIEIREAIAKVANGESLQPLISVAVDNGEQNSLLSQVRISIAREHRITQRQAEVLVLLAEGMSNKHICRRLELTEATVKFHLKALFLALDVHNRTECVSVARRLNILV, encoded by the coding sequence ATGAATTCCAAGGCTCATGCTCAACAAGGCCTCAATCTGTTGTTGATTGATGACCATCAGATTTATCTCGATGGCTTGAGTATGTCTTTGTCTTTGATGGAATCGGTAGCGTCTGTTTATCAGGCCACCTGTTTGGAAGAGGCGGAGACTATCCTGGGCACTATAACGCCCGACATTATTTTGTTGGATTTGCATTTCCCCCAAGTGGATGGCTTTCACATCATGTCTCACATTGAAGCGCAGTGCTCCGGTGTGCCGATCATTATTTTATCCGGTTCAAATCAGCCTGATGATGTGCGACAGGCCATGCGTAGAGGTGCCAAAGGGTTTCTAAGTAAATCGGCTAACGGCATTGAAATTCGTGAAGCCATTGCGAAAGTAGCTAATGGTGAGTCGCTTCAGCCGTTGATCAGTGTCGCTGTGGATAACGGTGAGCAAAACTCGTTGCTCAGTCAGGTTCGTATCAGTATTGCCCGAGAACATCGCATTACTCAGCGCCAGGCCGAGGTGTTAGTGTTGTTAGCGGAAGGCATGTCCAATAAGCACATTTGTCGTCGTTTGGAACTGACCGAAGCAACTGTTAAGTTCCACCTGAAAGCATTATTTTTGGCGCTGGATGTTCACAACCGGACGGAATGTGTCTCTGTTGCCCGCCGCTTGAATATTCTCGTTTAA
- a CDS encoding sensor histidine kinase yields MNTLSSSPHEQSKRIQHQLLRGFRRLKFSPDLETEFQSYLANLIQRRVFYVSLFSMVLLSLYAWVDFLFLPDHIWQFTILIRAGMLVPVAILALGLFNKDQKTGYVIHATFACYVLMGLGVISIIGGSQLEGYDLPYEGLYSVILFGFFLLGLPFKLVLLSTWGMWWTFGIMEILVGHTENLLPELFFLASMCAIGTVGSYLHEHTLRTSYLKHQLIKLSEQQAIADKEAKTQFLAAAGHDLRQPINAINLISEALHQVVEDDSQKQMTQRLTASVDMLNRLLDSLLEYSRLEMGEVEIYSEAVAVPELIQSVLHSMSPQLDAAGLQTNTVKQTDAIIKTDVLLLERVIRNLISNVIQHSSATQLTLNSHKKNKHVLIEIQDNGCGISEEHLDAIFDQYYQVTPNRERGMGLGLSIVKQLTHLLDIELSVHSKLGQGTRFQLAIPVIPEPVLLAKEDALISIG; encoded by the coding sequence ATGAACACCCTATCTTCATCACCGCATGAACAGTCCAAACGTATTCAGCATCAATTGCTACGGGGCTTTCGTCGTCTTAAATTTTCGCCAGATCTGGAAACCGAGTTCCAATCTTATCTTGCTAACCTGATTCAGCGTCGCGTCTTTTATGTCAGCCTATTCAGCATGGTGCTGTTATCGCTTTACGCCTGGGTCGACTTTCTGTTTCTGCCGGATCACATCTGGCAATTTACCATTCTGATTCGAGCAGGAATGTTAGTACCGGTGGCCATTCTTGCGTTGGGGCTATTCAACAAAGATCAGAAAACGGGTTATGTGATTCATGCCACCTTTGCCTGCTACGTATTAATGGGTCTAGGGGTCATCTCAATCATCGGTGGTTCTCAACTGGAAGGCTATGACCTTCCCTATGAAGGGCTTTACTCGGTGATTCTATTTGGCTTCTTCTTGCTTGGCCTGCCCTTTAAATTGGTTCTGTTATCAACCTGGGGGATGTGGTGGACCTTCGGTATTATGGAAATTCTTGTGGGACACACAGAAAACCTGCTGCCAGAACTCTTTTTTCTGGCATCAATGTGCGCCATCGGTACTGTTGGGAGTTACCTACACGAACATACCCTAAGAACAAGCTACCTTAAGCATCAACTGATCAAACTGAGTGAACAACAAGCCATCGCCGATAAAGAAGCAAAAACTCAGTTTCTGGCCGCTGCTGGCCACGATTTGAGACAACCCATTAATGCCATCAATCTAATTTCTGAAGCATTGCATCAAGTGGTTGAAGACGATTCGCAAAAACAAATGACACAACGCCTTACAGCCTCCGTGGACATGTTGAATCGATTACTGGACTCATTACTGGAATACAGCCGTCTCGAAATGGGTGAAGTAGAAATTTACTCAGAAGCGGTCGCCGTTCCCGAACTGATTCAGTCGGTACTGCACAGCATGTCTCCACAATTAGATGCCGCTGGCTTGCAAACCAATACCGTGAAACAAACCGATGCAATCATTAAAACCGATGTACTACTGCTTGAACGGGTTATCCGAAACCTTATCAGCAATGTCATTCAGCATTCATCCGCCACGCAATTAACCCTTAACAGTCATAAGAAAAACAAACATGTGCTGATTGAAATTCAGGACAATGGCTGCGGGATTTCAGAAGAACATCTGGATGCCATTTTTGATCAATATTACCAGGTCACGCCTAACCGAGAACGAGGCATGGGACTGGGGTTAAGCATCGTAAAACAGCTGACTCATTTACTGGACATTGAGCTTTCAGTGCATTCCAAACTTGGCCAAGGCACCCGCTTTCAGCTAGCCATTCCTGTGATTCCGGAACCTGTTTTGCTGGCCAAGGAAGACGCATTAATCAGTATTGGATAG
- a CDS encoding lipase secretion chaperone produces the protein MKKLYLIITTTLIGVLVGIATLPSLLKNSGNDIFPLDATTPTVQTDEHKTSPIKKVQQLNIKDLPSSPSEHYKAHPDQPRPAFVRLAPSLNGTEIDGILSTDGNNQLVLNLNVRDTFDYFLNTIGEVSPETAISEIKALINASLPEPAKTQAINALEDYLTYKAAAIEVLNRPLDKHAQQTPEFQYQILEQSLNELQQLRQQYLSNELNHAFYSEENAFAQYTLNTMKVQLDDTLTMEEKTQSLILLEEALPETIRTSMDQIATSQAVAVQAESLYESGNRDAYEAHLREYYSEDIVEQSLADFDQQQAFDQTYITYREALNQYDESELSQETLESVKQDLRNQFFEGHDRLIAKTRDNLEKL, from the coding sequence ATGAAGAAACTATATCTGATCATCACAACGACCCTCATTGGCGTATTGGTGGGAATTGCAACACTACCGTCGTTGTTAAAAAACTCGGGGAACGATATCTTTCCCCTGGACGCTACTACGCCGACAGTACAGACTGATGAACACAAAACATCTCCGATCAAAAAAGTTCAGCAATTAAACATTAAGGATTTGCCCTCTTCTCCATCAGAACATTACAAAGCACATCCGGATCAGCCTCGTCCGGCTTTTGTCCGACTGGCGCCCTCGCTGAACGGCACTGAAATTGACGGAATACTGTCCACCGACGGAAACAACCAGTTAGTTCTTAATCTGAACGTTCGCGACACATTCGACTATTTTCTTAACACAATTGGCGAAGTTAGTCCGGAAACCGCTATTTCCGAGATCAAAGCCCTGATCAATGCAAGCTTACCGGAACCGGCCAAAACACAAGCCATTAATGCGCTGGAAGACTACCTGACCTATAAAGCGGCGGCCATTGAAGTACTGAATCGTCCACTCGATAAACACGCACAGCAGACTCCGGAATTTCAATATCAAATCCTCGAACAAAGCCTGAATGAACTGCAGCAGCTTCGACAACAATACCTGTCAAACGAACTTAATCATGCGTTCTATTCGGAAGAAAATGCCTTTGCCCAATACACACTCAACACTATGAAAGTACAACTGGACGACACCCTGACAATGGAAGAAAAAACACAGTCATTGATTCTATTGGAAGAAGCATTACCTGAGACCATTCGTACCAGCATGGACCAAATTGCCACGTCACAAGCAGTGGCTGTTCAAGCAGAGAGCCTATATGAATCAGGCAACCGAGATGCCTATGAAGCACATCTGAGAGAATACTATTCTGAAGACATTGTTGAGCAGTCGCTGGCAGACTTCGATCAACAACAGGCCTTTGATCAAACCTACATCACCTATCGCGAAGCCTTAAACCAATACGATGAATCCGAGCTGTCACAAGAAACCCTGGAATCGGTCAAACAGGACTTGAGAAATCAGTTCTTCGAAGGTCACGACCGCTTAATCGCGAAAACCAGAGATAACCTGGAGAAACTCTAA
- a CDS encoding esterase/lipase family protein, with protein MKHLLKKSLTAAISVAALAAPMAEAGYTETKYPIVLVHGIAGFDSVAGIVGYFHTIPYNLKRSGATVHVASVSAFESSEVRGAQLANQIVPWANAQGGKVNLMGHSQGAPTSRVALTLKPNKIASITSIDGVNKGSKVADVIRGVIPASGAIEGGAAALANAFGTIVNWLSGANNQQNAINALWTLTTPGTNELNETHGWGVDTNNYCGSGSENVTVNGNPVKLYSWSGKSSFTNVLDILDPAQAVLGLAFVGQDVSTSDGLVDICSSKMGKVIGTHYDMNHMDAVNHTLGIRSLWHDPVSQYRAQANRLKNNGL; from the coding sequence ATGAAACACTTACTCAAGAAGTCGCTAACTGCGGCCATTTCAGTCGCGGCGTTAGCTGCACCGATGGCAGAAGCAGGCTATACAGAAACAAAATACCCGATCGTTCTGGTACACGGGATTGCAGGGTTTGACAGTGTCGCCGGTATCGTTGGTTACTTTCATACCATTCCATACAACCTAAAGCGCAGCGGCGCGACTGTCCATGTGGCAAGTGTGTCGGCGTTTGAATCCAGCGAAGTTCGAGGCGCTCAACTGGCGAACCAGATTGTTCCCTGGGCCAATGCTCAAGGCGGTAAAGTTAACCTGATGGGCCACAGCCAAGGGGCACCCACTTCCCGCGTGGCACTGACCTTAAAACCCAACAAAATTGCCTCCATCACGTCTATCGACGGTGTGAATAAAGGTTCAAAAGTTGCGGACGTTATTCGTGGTGTAATTCCGGCAAGTGGAGCCATTGAAGGTGGCGCAGCTGCTTTAGCTAACGCGTTTGGCACCATTGTTAACTGGCTTTCAGGTGCAAATAATCAACAAAATGCTATTAATGCACTTTGGACTTTAACCACACCAGGAACCAATGAGCTTAACGAAACCCACGGCTGGGGCGTTGATACTAATAACTACTGTGGTTCAGGTTCAGAAAACGTCACAGTGAATGGTAACCCGGTGAAACTGTATTCGTGGTCAGGTAAATCCAGCTTCACGAATGTGTTAGATATTCTCGATCCTGCTCAAGCAGTACTGGGCTTAGCATTTGTTGGTCAGGACGTATCCACCAGCGATGGATTGGTTGATATCTGCTCTTCCAAAATGGGGAAAGTCATTGGTACTCATTACGACATGAACCACATGGATGCAGTGAACCACACTCTTGGCATTCGATCTCTTTGGCATGACCCGGTCAGCCAATATCGAGCTCAAGCCAATCGTCTGAAAAACAACGGGCTGTAA
- a CDS encoding AraC family transcriptional regulator yields the protein MSTRSLISLVSAIHNLNDMGLDCSDILKKYGFSMDHLDPFGLIDRATELKILHELVPKIDDPMCGLKLGQKFSLVGYGPFTLMLMTAPNAYEACRMGVQYQDLTYLYGTIELDLSPNQSGLNIFVSPLPDSVRDFLIDRDIAGTYQLLLDILKIINETVELKAVWIPHSDNGLAKEYEAFFDCPVIFDAPYSHLEISNVNLGQTFPQANPLAFNLYKSQCDALLLERAQTSSNLADQVLAYLELFEYQFPKLEEVATLFGISPRSLRRHLKDEDSSFQQLLNQIRFTKAKTFLSKTQLPIEAIADRLGYSEPASFNHAFTRWSGRSPSHFRRSN from the coding sequence ATGTCGACACGATCCCTTATTAGCCTGGTTTCTGCCATTCACAACTTGAATGATATGGGATTGGATTGTTCAGACATCCTTAAAAAGTATGGTTTTTCGATGGATCATCTCGATCCTTTCGGATTAATCGATCGAGCGACAGAGCTGAAAATCTTGCATGAACTGGTGCCTAAGATTGATGACCCCATGTGTGGCCTTAAACTGGGACAAAAATTCAGTCTGGTGGGCTATGGCCCGTTCACGCTGATGTTAATGACAGCCCCTAATGCCTATGAAGCGTGTCGGATGGGAGTTCAGTACCAAGATCTGACCTACCTATACGGTACTATCGAGTTAGACTTGTCACCTAACCAGAGCGGTCTGAATATTTTTGTCTCGCCGCTACCCGACTCTGTCAGAGATTTCCTGATTGACCGGGATATTGCAGGTACGTACCAACTACTCCTCGATATTCTCAAAATCATTAATGAAACAGTGGAATTAAAAGCCGTTTGGATTCCTCATTCTGATAATGGCCTTGCAAAAGAGTATGAGGCGTTTTTTGATTGCCCTGTGATTTTCGACGCCCCCTACAGCCATCTGGAAATCAGTAACGTCAACTTGGGTCAAACCTTTCCACAAGCCAACCCACTCGCATTCAACTTGTATAAATCGCAATGCGATGCGCTTCTGCTGGAACGCGCACAAACCTCGTCCAATCTGGCAGATCAGGTACTCGCCTATCTGGAACTGTTTGAATATCAATTCCCTAAGCTGGAAGAAGTAGCAACCCTGTTTGGCATTTCCCCGCGCAGTTTACGCCGTCATTTAAAAGACGAAGATTCGAGCTTCCAGCAACTTTTAAATCAAATCCGCTTCACCAAAGCCAAAACATTTCTGTCGAAAACACAACTCCCGATTGAAGCCATTGCAGACCGTCTAGGCTACTCAGAGCCTGCATCCTTCAACCACGCCTTCACTCGCTGGTCGGGTAGATCCCCCTCGCACTTCCGGCGATCAAATTAG
- a CDS encoding flavin-containing monooxygenase, with amino-acid sequence MSYQHTPTEMSGEQVQVAIIGTGFSGLCMAIKLLEAGITNFVLLEKKDQIGGTWRDNTYPGCACDVQSHLYSYSFEGNPEWSKVFSGWKEIQDYTLGCAEKYGLNKYVRTNFEVKSAVFDETQGVWTLTSVDGHQVKTQTFVMGTGPLHVPAIPNLPGLDSFKGEVFHSAEWNHDFNMKGKKVASIGTGGSAIQYVPEIAPEVDQLYVYQRTPAWVLPRNERAYTGVEKWMFRNVPGARKMYRSMLYWMNESRLLPILHPKMANLLSKLAKLHIRKYIKDPELREKLTPNYTIGCKRILISNRYLPTFNRSNVELVTDGIQSIGEDHIVTRDGKKREVDAIILGTGFHADPRNYMKNFTIQGKDGMKLLDAWKEGAEAYFGITVKGFPNMFQLVGPNTGLGHNSVIFMIESQVHYVIECLKKMKAKNAQTLEVKPDVQAGFNEWVQAGLKNTVWSSGCASWYLQDDGKNFTIWPGSTWSYRLKTRNVPDQSFYWKALSELPSKATAQASDQLSVSDQTAPLAATK; translated from the coding sequence ATGTCCTATCAACACACGCCGACTGAAATGTCCGGTGAACAAGTACAAGTAGCCATTATTGGTACAGGTTTCTCTGGCTTATGTATGGCCATTAAACTGTTAGAAGCGGGTATCACTAACTTTGTTCTGCTTGAAAAGAAGGATCAAATCGGTGGCACTTGGCGAGATAACACCTATCCCGGCTGTGCTTGTGATGTCCAATCGCATTTGTATTCCTATTCATTTGAAGGGAACCCTGAATGGTCAAAGGTGTTCTCGGGCTGGAAAGAAATTCAGGATTACACGCTTGGTTGTGCCGAAAAATACGGTTTAAACAAATACGTTCGTACCAATTTTGAAGTGAAGTCGGCCGTTTTTGATGAGACTCAAGGGGTCTGGACGCTGACCAGTGTCGATGGTCATCAGGTGAAAACCCAAACCTTTGTAATGGGCACCGGACCTTTGCATGTACCGGCAATACCTAATCTGCCAGGTTTGGATTCTTTTAAAGGGGAAGTATTTCATTCCGCAGAGTGGAATCACGACTTCAACATGAAAGGGAAGAAAGTCGCTTCCATTGGTACCGGCGGATCGGCCATTCAGTATGTTCCTGAAATTGCACCAGAGGTCGATCAGTTGTATGTCTATCAACGCACACCAGCCTGGGTTTTACCGAGAAATGAGCGCGCTTATACCGGTGTCGAGAAGTGGATGTTCCGCAACGTGCCTGGCGCTCGAAAAATGTATCGAAGCATGTTGTATTGGATGAATGAGTCGAGACTCTTACCCATTCTGCACCCCAAAATGGCGAATCTACTGTCCAAGCTGGCGAAGCTCCATATTCGAAAATACATAAAAGACCCTGAACTTCGAGAGAAGCTGACACCGAATTACACCATCGGTTGTAAGCGCATTCTGATTTCTAATAGGTACTTACCTACCTTCAACCGATCTAATGTGGAACTGGTGACTGATGGCATTCAGTCAATTGGTGAAGATCACATTGTGACGCGTGATGGAAAGAAAAGAGAAGTAGACGCCATCATTCTAGGGACGGGGTTTCATGCGGACCCGAGAAATTATATGAAAAACTTCACCATTCAAGGTAAGGATGGCATGAAGTTGTTGGATGCCTGGAAAGAGGGGGCGGAAGCGTATTTTGGTATTACGGTTAAAGGCTTTCCGAATATGTTTCAACTGGTTGGCCCGAACACTGGCTTGGGTCATAACTCAGTAATTTTTATGATCGAATCTCAAGTGCATTACGTGATTGAATGCCTTAAGAAAATGAAAGCCAAAAACGCACAAACCCTGGAAGTAAAACCGGATGTACAAGCTGGCTTTAATGAGTGGGTACAGGCGGGGCTGAAAAATACCGTGTGGTCTTCCGGGTGTGCGAGTTGGTATCTGCAAGACGATGGTAAGAACTTCACCATCTGGCCGGGATCAACTTGGAGCTATCGCCTCAAAACCCGTAACGTACCTGATCAGAGTTTCTACTGGAAAGCTTTGTCAGAGCTGCCATCAAAAGCGACTGCACAGGCTAGCGATCAGCTCAGTGTTTCGGATCAAACGGCTCCATTAGCCGCCACTAAATAA
- a CDS encoding alpha/beta fold hydrolase: MKKLVIGLLTVAVLLTGYMVLGSIYKYELYDMAMTAEKSRADLVEKEVDINGIKVSYLEGPKPEGKPTMLLIHGFAANKENWIRFAGNLNEDYHIVAVDLLGHGKSTKNPALRHDLDDQVQYLINFLNAKQLTKVHLVGNSMGGAISSLFAATHPERTLSVSLVNPAGVFDHRSVLQDYLDRGENPLVVKKVEDIYTLLDFAMEEKPFVPWPIPVVVAERSMANQALNEQIFEHLKTDQHSYNFKDELTKIQAPALIMWGEQDRVINYKNSEIFDQLIPTSRTLIYPHIGHVPMIEIPEQSASDIDAFIKGNA, from the coding sequence ATGAAAAAGCTAGTTATTGGATTACTGACGGTAGCCGTATTGTTAACCGGATATATGGTTCTAGGGTCCATCTATAAATACGAACTGTACGACATGGCCATGACGGCGGAGAAGTCGCGTGCGGACTTGGTGGAAAAGGAAGTGGATATCAATGGTATTAAGGTCAGCTATTTGGAAGGGCCGAAACCGGAAGGTAAGCCTACCATGCTGTTGATTCACGGATTTGCTGCGAACAAAGAAAACTGGATTCGTTTTGCTGGAAACCTTAATGAGGACTATCACATCGTTGCTGTGGATTTGTTAGGGCATGGCAAAAGCACTAAGAACCCTGCATTGCGTCATGACCTGGATGATCAGGTTCAATACTTAATCAACTTCCTGAATGCCAAACAACTCACCAAAGTGCATCTGGTGGGTAACTCTATGGGTGGCGCTATTTCATCACTCTTTGCCGCTACGCATCCTGAGCGCACATTAAGTGTGAGCTTGGTGAACCCTGCGGGTGTGTTTGATCATCGCAGTGTTCTTCAGGATTATCTGGATCGCGGTGAAAACCCTCTGGTTGTGAAAAAAGTTGAAGACATCTACACCTTGCTGGACTTTGCGATGGAAGAAAAACCTTTCGTTCCTTGGCCTATTCCTGTGGTGGTCGCCGAGCGCTCAATGGCGAATCAAGCGCTGAATGAGCAAATCTTCGAACATTTGAAGACCGATCAACACAGCTATAACTTCAAGGATGAACTGACCAAGATTCAGGCTCCGGCGTTGATCATGTGGGGTGAGCAGGATCGTGTTATCAACTATAAAAACTCTGAAATCTTTGATCAGCTGATTCCAACATCACGTACTTTGATTTATCCCCATATTGGGCATGTGCCAATGATTGAGATTCCTGAGCAGTCGGCGTCAGACATTGATGCATT